The segment CGCGGCGGGGCAGAGGCCGGGGACGCGCTGAAGGCGGCCGAGGTGGCGCTCACGAGGGACGAGGCGGCCGTCATCGTCTACCCCGAGGGCACCTGTACCCGGGACCCGGACCTGTGGCCCATGGTGGCGAAGACCGGTGTCGCGCGGCTCGCGCTCTCCACCGGCGCTCCGGTGGTGCCGGTGGCGCACTGGGGAGAGCAGCACATCCTCCCCTACGGCTCCAAGCGCTTCCGGCCGCTGCCGCGCAAGAGCGTGCACATGGTGGCGGGCCCGCCCGTGGACCTCTCCGAGTTCGCCGACCAGCCGCTCACCTCGGCGAACCTGCGTGCCGCGACCGCCCGGGTGATGCGCGCGATCACCGATCTTCAGGCCGAGATCCGAGGTGAGACGCCCCCGGCGGAGCCGTACGACCCGCGCCGTCGTCGGGAGCGCGACAACGGAGAGCAGCGTGGCGACTCGGCCTCCGACGCCACCTCCGACTGAGACTGACGGAGAGGGCGCCGTGGAATCGAAGGTAGCGGTACTGGGACTGGGCTCCTGGGGAACCGCGTTCGCCAACGTCGTCGCCGACGCCGGAGTGAGTGAGGTCGTGGCGTGGGGGCGACGCGCGGAGGTCGTCGACGCCCTCAACACCCGCCACGAGAACCCGGACTACTTCCCCGGAGTGGCACTCAACCCCACGTTGCGCGCGACCACCGACGCCGCCGAGGCGCTGGCAGGGGCCGGGGTCGTCGTCCTCGCGGTTCCCTCGCAGTCCCTGCGCGGCAACCTCCGGGCGTGGCGGCCGCTCTTCGGCGCCGAGACCGTCTTCGTGAGCCTCATGAAGGGCATCGAGCGGGGATCCCGGCAGCGGATGAGCCAGGTCGTCCGTGAGGAACTGAACCTGCCCTCATCTCGGGTGGCCGTGGTCTCGGGACCGAACCTGGCCGCCGAGATTGTGGATCGCCAACCCGCGACCACCCTCGTGGCCTGCGCGGACGAGGACGTCGCGGTGCGGCTGCAGCACCTGTGCAAGGCGCCGTACTTCCGGCCCTACACCCACACCGACGTCGTCGGCGCGGAGCTCGGCGGCGCGGTGAAGAACGTCATCGCGTTGGCCGTGGGCGTCGCCGTCGGCATGGGGCTGGGGGACAACGCCAAGGCCGCACTCATCACCCGAGGTCTCGCCGAGACGGTGCGCCTCGCGGTGGCGATGGGCGCCGACGAGCACACGCTCTCCGGGCTCGCGGGGTTGGGCGACCTGGTGGCCACCTGTAACTCGCCCCTGTCCCGCAACCGGACATTCGGTGAGTTGCTCGGCGGCGGACTCACCCTTTCCGAGGCCACAGCCGAGACCCGACAGACCGTGGAGGGCGTGAAGTCCGCGGAGTCGATCCTGGCGATGGCGCGGGAGCACGACGTGGAGATGCCCATCACCGACACCATGGTCGCCATGATGGTGCACGGACTGCCACCCGCGCAGGCGCTGACCCAGTTCATGGCGCGCACCGCGAAGCCCGAACGCTACGGAGTGTGAGAATACCCGGGCGACGCGGGCAGACAGGACCTTTCAGGCACCTGTGGGCGCACGGTAGTGTCGCTCCTGGCAGTGCCGACCAACATGGGTAGTCGCCGGGTAACACGGGGCGACGTGCGCGGACGA is part of the Spiractinospora alimapuensis genome and harbors:
- a CDS encoding lysophospholipid acyltransferase family protein; the protein is MGKRRESGWMRAITVGVVRPTMTALTRRTWGGQGEIPKRGGVIIAANHLSMSDPLTISHFLYMAGRWPTFMAKEGVFRIPVVGTVARLLGQIPVHRGGAEAGDALKAAEVALTRDEAAVIVYPEGTCTRDPDLWPMVAKTGVARLALSTGAPVVPVAHWGEQHILPYGSKRFRPLPRKSVHMVAGPPVDLSEFADQPLTSANLRAATARVMRAITDLQAEIRGETPPAEPYDPRRRRERDNGEQRGDSASDATSD
- a CDS encoding NAD(P)H-dependent glycerol-3-phosphate dehydrogenase, which produces MESKVAVLGLGSWGTAFANVVADAGVSEVVAWGRRAEVVDALNTRHENPDYFPGVALNPTLRATTDAAEALAGAGVVVLAVPSQSLRGNLRAWRPLFGAETVFVSLMKGIERGSRQRMSQVVREELNLPSSRVAVVSGPNLAAEIVDRQPATTLVACADEDVAVRLQHLCKAPYFRPYTHTDVVGAELGGAVKNVIALAVGVAVGMGLGDNAKAALITRGLAETVRLAVAMGADEHTLSGLAGLGDLVATCNSPLSRNRTFGELLGGGLTLSEATAETRQTVEGVKSAESILAMAREHDVEMPITDTMVAMMVHGLPPAQALTQFMARTAKPERYGV